The following nucleotide sequence is from Phycisphaera sp..
ATCAACGTCTCGGTCGCCTACATGCAAGCCGAAGAACCGAGCCGGGCAAGACCATTTGCCGAACGCGCCGTGTTCCTCGACCCCAACAGCGCGCCGGCCCGCATCAATCTGGGCTCGATCTACGCCGCCATGGACGAACACCGCCGCGCTGTGGACGAGTACCAGCAGGCCGCGGAATTGGTCGATCCGATCTCACCCGAGTTGCTCGTGAACCTGGCCGAGAGCCTGCGATCGCTGGGCGAAGACGCGCAGGTCATCAACGTGCTCGACCAGTTGCTGCGTACTAACGAATCGGCGCTCGCCTGGGAGCGTCGCGGCGCCGCGATGTTCCGACTGGGTGATTACGACGGTGCGACGAGCAGCTTCGAGCAGGCCCTCGAGATCGACGCCGAGCACTACCCCGCCCTCAACGGCTTGGCCGTCCTCCGCCTCAACCAGTTCATCCAGAGCGAGAATACCGACACCACCGCCCTGCAGCAGGCCCTGGAGAACTTCCGCAAGAGCCTCCGGATCGAGCACCGCCAGCCCAAGGTCCGTGAACTGCTCAGCCGCTTCAGTTGAACACTGGAAATCCTGATCGCCGCGAGGGTCAACCAGAACTGGCCCACTTTTCTCGTGCGCGGTGCAACGCTCGGGCCACGGTCGACCTAGGCCAGGGGGATAGCCTTGGCTTCACGAGCCTGGCCCCACGAGAAGGAGAGACTCCGATGCCCAACCGCATAATTGTCGCGACAGTGCTCCTGGCAGCCGCCAGCGCCCCCGTCCTGGCCCAGACGACCCAGCCCGACCCCAACGTCTATCGGGTGCCCGGCGGCGTTGAGTTCTCGCTCAACCACTTCGGAGCCAACGATTACCGCTTCGATTGGAGCGACAGCGGCGGCATGTTCGTAGACATCGTGGATCCCACGCTCATCCTCACGGCTGGCCAGACGTACATCTTCCGGCGCGTCAGCTCCTCGCACCCGTTTGCCATCACCGACGACACGCTCGAGGTCACCGGCGGCGACGGCACCTACTCGCGTGTCACGTTCGATACCGATGTCATCGACGACGCGACGCTCAAGCCCATCGAAGACTTCACCGCCGACCCCGCCCCCACCGACGACTTCATCGAGTGGACGCCCACGGCCGACGACGTGGGCAATTACTTCTACACCTGCACCATCGCGTTCCACACCGGAATGACCGGCGCGATCCGTGTCGAAGCGGGCGACACCTGCCGCGCCGATCTGGACGGCGACGGCGTGCTCACGATCTTCGATTTCCTGGCGTTCCAGAACCTCTTCGTCGCGGGCGACCTGGCCGCCGACTTCGACGGCGACGGCTCGCTCACCCTCTTCGACTTCCTGGCGTTCCAGAACGAGTTCGACGCCGGCTGCCCGTAGTCGGCCCTACAGGTCGCTCGCGCCACCCTCGGCGGCGGCAACAACATTGCGCAGCAGCATCGCCACCGTCATCGGCCCCACACCCCCGGGCACGGGGCTAATGAACCCCGCAACCTTCTTGGCCTCGTCGAAGGCCACGTCGCCCACGGTGCGCGCCGAGCCGCCAGCGTGGGGCACGCGGTTCACGCCAACGTCGACCACGACCGCGCCGGGCTTGATCCAATCACCCTTGACCAACTCTGGCACGCCCGCGGCAGCGATCAGAACGTCGGCCGACCGTGCTAGATCTTCGATGCCCTCGGTGTGCTCGTTGCAGCTGAAGACCGTGGCCTCCTCTTGCATCAGCAAGACGGCGATGGGCTTACCCACGACGTCCCCGGCCCCCACGACCACGCAGCGAGCACCCTTGAGGTCCACACCAGTTGATCGGATCATCCGCAGCGTGGCCAGAGCCGTACACGGCGCGAGGCTGCTCCGGCCGTAGACCACGTTGCCGATGTTGGCCGGGTTCACGCCCTCGACGTCCTTGTCCGAATCGATCCGCCGCTGCACCTCGTATGGATCCACGCCCTCGGGCATGGGCATGTGCACCATGATGGCGTGGCAACTGTCCTGGGTGTTCAGCAGCAGCACGCGGCCGGCGATATCGTCGAAGCCAGACGTTGCCGGCAGGCTGTGCAGCTTGTACTCGATGCCCAGCTTCTCGCAGGTCCGCCGCTGGCTGTCGGCGTATTGCCTGGCGGCGCTGTCGCCGTCGTCCACCAGCAGGGCATCAAGCCGGACGGTCTTCACGAGGGCCTTGAGCGCGGCCACGCGCTCGGCGATCTCTCTGCGATACCGGGCGGCCAGGGCCCTGCCGTCGATGATCTGTGCTTCGCTCACGGCGCATCGTACCTACCCTGCGGGCACGATGGCAAAGAGTGAGCCAAAGGGAGCACCCAAGCCCGACGAGCCGGCTCGCATCGCCGAACTGCGCGACCTGCTGACACGGGCCAACCGGGCGTACTACGTCGACGCCGACCCGGTCATGAGCGACACCGAGTTCGACCGCCTGCTTGACGAGTTGGCCGGCCTCGAAGAACGGCACCCCGACCTGACCGACCCCGCCAGCCCAACCGTGCGCGTGGGCGGCGAGCCCATCGAGGGCTTCGTCACCCGCGACCACGCCCGGCCCATGATGAGCATCGACAACACCTACAACGAGGCCGAAGTTCGGGCCTGGGTCGTCCGGATCTCCAAGGCCCTGAAAGATGACGGCGAGGGCTCGGCCGAGGCCAACCGCTTCGTGTGCGATCCCAAGGTCGACGGCGTCGCCGTCAGCCTCCGATACGAGAAGGGCGAGCTGGCCCACGCGCTCACTCGTGGCGATGGCACACGCGGCGACGACGTGACCCACACCGTGCGCACGGTGCGGGCCATCCCCCTGCGGCTCGATGCACCCAAGAAGAAGCTGCCCGACGTGCTCGAAGTCCGCGGCGAGCTGTTCATCCCGCTGTCGCAGTTCGCCCGCATCAACCGCGAGCGGGCCGAGGCCGGCGAGGCCCCGCTCATGAACCCCCGCAACGCGACGGCGGGCACCATCAAGATGCTCGACCCCACCGTGGCGGCCGATCGCAAACTCGGCTTTGTCGCCCACGGCCGGGGCGAGGTCGATGGCGGGTTCGCCGAATCGTTTACCGAGTTCCTGGGCACCATCAAGGCGATGGGCGTGGCGGTGAGCCCGATGTCGACGACCGCGCGCGACGCCGAGGCGGTGCTGGCGGCGATCGAGCAATTTAATACTGATCGCCACGACCTGGACTACCTGACCGACGGAATGGTGGTGCGTGTCAACCGCTTCGCGCAGCAGGAGAAGCTGGGCGTGACCAGCAAGAGCCCGCGGTGGGCCATCGCGTACAAGTACGCCGCCGAGCGCGCACACACGGTCATGTTGGGTGTGGAACACCAGGTCGGCAAGACGGGCAAGATCACCCCCCGCGCCACCATGGAGCCCGTGCTGCTGGCGGGCACGACCGTGCAACACGCCACGCTGCACAACTACGGCCAGATCGCCCAGAAGGACATCCGCATCGGCGACACGGTCGAGATCGAGAAGGCGGGTGAGATCATTCCATACGTGCTGGGGGTGGTCGCTTCGGCGCGGTCGAAGGACAGCACCAAGATCAAGGCGCCAAAGGAATGCCCGGCGTGCGGGGGTGTCGTCGAGGTCGAGCCGGCCGAGGCCGAGGATGAACCGAAGCTGGAGACCACCCGCCGCTGCGTGAACCCCGAGTGCCCCGCACAGGTGCGCGAGAAGCTGGTGTGGTTCGTGGGGCGGCGGCAGATGGATATCGACGGGCTGGGCGAGAAAACCATCGACCTGATCCGCGAGAACGTTGACATCCCGCTGGAGCACTTTGCCGACATCTTCCGCCTACACGAGCACGAGGACACGCTGAAGGAGCTCGAAGGGCTGGGCGAAAAATCGGTGGCTTTGATGCTCAAGGGCATCGAAGACTCCAAGAACCGTGGCATGGCGCGCGTGCTGGCAGGGCTGGGCATGCGCCATGTTGGCGAGAGCACGGCCAAGGCGCTCGCGCGTGTGTTCCCGTCGGTCGATGCCTTGCTGGAAGCCGAAGTGTGGCAACTCATGCCCACGGCCCTGAACTCCATGAGCCAAGCCGAGCGGAAGCGGTTGATAGGCTCGACTGACAAACTGGAAGACCCGCCCGAGACGGGATTGGGCGCGCTGACCGCGCCCGTCGTGCACGAGTACCTGCACTCCAAGGCGGCACGCCAGACGTTCGATGACCTGCGATCGGTGGGCGTTGATCTATCGAGCAAGGACTACGTTGATCCGGCCGCACGTGTGGAAGCGGGTAGTGATAGTGCCTTTGCCGGCCGCAAGTTCGTGATGACCGGCTCGCTCGAACGCTTCGAGCGTGGGGCGCTCAAGGACATTCTCGAAGGTCTGGGAGCGAAGGTGTCGGGCTCGGTGAGCAAGAACACCGACGTCCTCGTCGCCGGCGAGAAGGCCGGCAGCAAGCTCGACAAGGCCCGGGAACTGGGCGTCGAGATATGGGACGAGCCAAAACTGCTCAATGAGTTGCCGCCAGAGCATGTTCCTGGGTGATCCCTATCAAGCGGATCTGCGAGCGGCCCGATACTTGCCCGGGGCGCGATCGGTGCGCGTTGGAGGGAGTCGCGAGGCATGCAGAATCTCGAGTTCCGATGCGAACTGCGCGACCCGGAGATGGCGATGGCCGCGCTCTTGCGCGCGGGCGCGACGCCGCTGACCACCCTCGAGCTGCGCGACACCTATTTCCGCGTGCCCAGTGGCGTGTTCAAGAAGCGCGAGGCGCCCGATGAGCCGGTGGAGTACATCTTCTACGATCGGCGCGATCGGCTCGCGCCGCACCTGTGCCAGTTCACCGTGTACGACGAGGCGCAGATGCGGCTTCGGTATGGCCGCACCGACCCGCCCGTGTGGCGGACGGTGACCAAGACGCGCGTGGCACTCATGCGGGCCAACGTGCGCATCAAGTTCGACGAGATCGACGGCCTTGGCCAGTTCTGCGTGTTCGAGGCCGCGGTAAGCCGGGTGTTCAACGTCGCCCGCTGCCACGAGAACATCGGCGAGTTGCGGCACATCCTCGGGCCCACGCTCGGCGAACCGGTGACGGGCACCTACGCCAGTATGCTCGACGCGCTCGAGCCCGAGCGGATTATTGGCTAGAGCCAGCCGAGGCGACGCAGCAGCCAGAGCTGCCCGGCGAGCACGGTCGCGAACACGACGCCCCACACCCAGATCGACCAGTCGGGCTGGGTGAAGGGGATGCCCGCGACGTTCATGCCGAGCAAGCCGGTGAGGAACGAGAGCGGCAGGAAGATGGCCGTGACGATGGCGAGCGCGTAGAGGCGGCGGTTGAGGGTTTCGGATTCGATGCCGGCGACCTCGGCCCGTGCAAGCTCTGCCCGGATGTTCTGGTTGTCCAGCTCGTCGACGATGCGGGTGACGCGATCGGCAACCTCGATGAGCGCGGGCGTGAGGTCGGCGGGCATCAGCGTGGGCGGCGCGAGCCGGAGCTCGGCGATGGCCTCGCGCAGCGGCAGGGCGTAGCGGCGCATGGTGATGATGCGCAGCCTCAGTCGTGCGATGTCGCGGCGATCAACCTTTGTTTCCTCGTCGATGACGCCCTCGAGGTAGTCGTCGATCTGCTCGCCGCTCTCGGTGACGGTGGGCGTCATGCGTTCGAGCAGGTTCTCCAGCAGCATGAGCAGCAGCTCGCCGGCGGCCTCAACCTGGACCTTGGGGTTCGGCTGCTCGACGGCGGTGGCGACATCCTCGGCGGCGCGCAGGCGGCGGCGCACGACGGTGACCAGCCGTCCAGGTGTGAGCCACGCACGGATCGAGATCATGTCCTCGGGTAGTGACTCGGCGTTGAGGTTCACGCCGCGGCCGATGAACAGCAAGCCGCCCTTCCACTGCACGCAACGTGGCCGTGTTTGCGTCGCGAGCATGGCGTCGGCGACGTCCTCGGGCAGGTCTTCCTGGAGGCGGAGCCACTCGGCGGCATTGGGTCGGTTGTGGTCGAGGTGCAGCCACCGCCACGCGGTCTCGCTCGTGATGATCTGCTCGATGGGCGCGTCGGGGTTCCGCTCGACGCCCGCGGGCGAGGCTGAGATCAGCACGCCCGACTCGGGCGCCATGGCCGTGAATTTCATCGTGGTCATCGCGGGCCCTCGGGGTTTTGGGGAGTATCGGGCAGAGCACGGGCGTCGCGTGAGCGTCGCTCCATCGCCTCGGCCAGCGGCCCGATGTCTCTGATGTTGAGGTCGCGCTGCGGGAAAGCGATCTCGATATCCAACTCGCGGAAGCGCTCGGCGATGCGCGTGTGCAGCACGCTCCGGGCCTCGACGAAGTAATCGAAGTGTTCCACGAATACCCGGAGCTCGAAGTTCAGCGTGCTATCACCGAAGCCCAGAAAAAGGGCCCGCACCTTGGGCTCGGGCACCACGTGGTCCTGGCTCTGGCCCAGCTCCAGCAGCGTGCGTTCGACAAGGCGCACGTCCGAGCCGTAGGACACGCCCACCGGGATGGTTACGCGCAGGCGCGGGTCCGAGAGCGTCCAGTTGATGAACTGCTCGGTGATGAACACCTTGTTGGGCAGAATGAGCTCGCGCATCTCCCAGTCGAGCACGGTGGTGGCGCGCATGCGGATGCGCGTGATGCGGCCGTTGACGTTGTTGACCGTTACGGTGTCGCCCACACGGACGGGGCGTTCGATGAGCATGATCAGGCCCGAGATGAAGTTGGCGAAGATCTCTTGCAATCCGAACGCGAGACCGAATGTGAGCGCGGCGGCCAGGAACTGGACGTGCGACCAGCCGATGCCGATGGCGCTGAAGGCCAGCAGGATTCCGATGATGCCGATGAAGTACCGCAGGATGCTCGTGACGGCAAATCGGGCACCCGAATCGAGCGGGAGCCGCTTGAGGATGGTGATCTCGAGCAGGCCCGGCAGGTTGCGCGCCAGCACCCAGGTGAGCAGGAAGAAGAGGAAGGCCGCTCCAACGTCGGCCAGCGTGATGGACCGGATGGGCTCGCTCTCGCCCGAGTCGCCGCCGCTCAGGTCGAGCGGACCGAAGGGGTTGGGATCGGCCGAAGCCTGCTGCTCGGCATCGCCCGAATCGGGCCTTGACCCAGGCTCGGGCGGCGGCTCGCTCAGGCTCGGCGCGATCACCGGCGTGGCTTCGGTGTCGATGACGTCCACGGAGGGCCAGAGCTGCACCCGCTCGAGCATGCGCAGGGCCGGGAGCTGCTCGGCCCACAAGCCATACATGCCGACCACCACGCCCACGATGACCGCGGCAACCAGCACACGCCGCGTCTGCGTGTCGACCTCGGCCGCGTCGAGCTCGGCGGGCGCTTCGAGCTCGACGCTCTCGGGATCGCCGGTCGCGGCTCGCTCGGCTTGTTCGGCCTCTCGTTTCTGTTGCGCTCGCTTGACCAGCAGCTTTCGGCGTTCGATGAACAGCCACCGCAGGACCAGGTTGTACGCGATGGTTGCGGCCACCACCAGCCAGCCCGTCAGGTGCAGGCGTTCGTCGAGCCGGGCGGCGGTGTAGTAGTACCCCACGGCGGCCAGGACGGCCAGTGTGATGGGCGCCGCCACCAGCAGCGGGTACCACACCCATCGCGCCTGGTTCACGAAGCTCTTGGGGTGCTTGGCCAGATGGCTGCGCACGAAGGGCAGCCATGGCGCAAACAGCCAGGCGGTGAAGATGGCAAGCACCAACTCGGCCACGATGAACGCCATCCGGCCGAGTGCGTCGTTCATCACCACGTCGGGCTGGTGGCCCATTGCGCGAGCGATCACCGCGAGGGGCAGGATCGTGAACTCGAGTAGGTACACGAGCCGTCGGAAGTGTGTCAGCCCCTCGCGTCGCCAGCGGAAATGAGCGTCAACGAGCCCATCATTGCGCGAGGCGTGGCGAGTGAACTCCAGCACAAAGGCCAGCACCGCCGTGTCGAACAACGCCTTGCCAACGGCTTGGGCGGCCTCGACCTGCGTGCCGGTGAGCAGCAGGCCCACCAGTGTCAGGCTGATCGGTAGCGGCAGGCCCATCAGGATCGTGAGGGGGATGGCCTTGATCGTGAGGCCCATGCGATCGGTGCCGAACTTGCGGACCTGGGTGGCGGTGGCATTGAGGGCCCGCTTGGCCCGTGCTCGCGCCCAGTACGACACGAACAGCGCGAGAAAAACCGGACCAACCAGGAACGGTGGTGGCCAGAAATCGAGCACGGCGGCGAGCCATTGTGAACCGATCGGCTCCTCGCTCGCGGTCGTGGTCGCTTGCTTGCCGCCCAGCAGCCAGACCGCACCGCGGGTCAGGCTCTCGACGCTGGGGATGGCCGAGCCCTGGACGCTGCGGGTCCAGAGGATGCGTTCTTCGATGAAGGTCCGGAAGGCCTTGGTTGTCTCGGCAAGGGTCGATCGTTTGGTCTCGAGGTTGAGCGCCGCGTCGTAATAGGCAAGGTAATCACCCTGGACCTCGTTCAGGATGTCGACGTAGGCGTTGATGATGCTGGAGATCTGGCGTTCGACTTCTGGCGAGAGCGGTTCATCACCAACAGTCAAGCGATCTCGTGCGCGGGTGATAGCCGCTTGGGCGTCGCCGTATTCTGAAAGCTCGTCTTCGATGGCGATCAACTCGTACTGGGCCTGGCCCATCCGCGTGCTCAGAAGCTCGCTGGCATCGGGGTCGATCTCGGGCAGGTTGCGCAGTTCGTCGCGTAGGGCGCGGCCAACAAGTTCGGTAAGCCCGGCGGCCTGCACACGGGCGGCGGTGTTGCGCGCGCGACGCTGGAGGTCGTCGAGTTTCTGCCTGGCCTGTTCGTGCTCGGCGCGCACGTGCTCGAGACGCGCTAGCGTTCCGTCCTTGCCCAGCCGCTTGGTCGCGTACTCGCTGGTCGCCTTGGCGATGCGTTGCAGCTCTGGGTCGGCCACGTCGGCGGCCTGCTGCTGGGCATCTTGCTGGGCCTGGCGGGCCTTGCGGTTGGCCGCCGCGGTCTCGGCGGCGCGGAGCTGGTCGATCTGGCGCGAGGCGAGGTCGGCCTTGCGTTGGGCCAGGCTCTGGCGGAGCGGCAGCACCTCGCGCCGGGCCGTGTAGCTGGCGGTCTCGGCCTCGAGCCGGGCGATGAGGGCGGCCTTCTCGGCGGCCTCGGCCCGCTTCT
It contains:
- a CDS encoding mechanosensitive ion channel, which translates into the protein MPKLLNRTIGLVALLLIAGVALGQDSGESQARPPAQPEAVVSAPVAPVDAPTITQVQERIAEVEASTDLDQAAKDALLDPLSAALSVLQRRDTALKERQQFADASASAAGTQEQLSRELDQPATLPQPEDFSQLSPDAALDAIRALLTDAQARLDAAKAEEIRLETEATTREMRLASAPTQLVEWREELTEATTELAALPADPTDAAATARRWEKRAEAAEKAALIARLEAETASYTARREVLPLRQSLAQRKADLASRQIDQLRAAETAAANRKARQAQQDAQQQAADVADPELQRIAKATSEYATKRLGKDGTLARLEHVRAEHEQARQKLDDLQRRARNTAARVQAAGLTELVGRALRDELRNLPEIDPDASELLSTRMGQAQYELIAIEDELSEYGDAQAAITRARDRLTVGDEPLSPEVERQISSIINAYVDILNEVQGDYLAYYDAALNLETKRSTLAETTKAFRTFIEERILWTRSVQGSAIPSVESLTRGAVWLLGGKQATTTASEEPIGSQWLAAVLDFWPPPFLVGPVFLALFVSYWARARAKRALNATATQVRKFGTDRMGLTIKAIPLTILMGLPLPISLTLVGLLLTGTQVEAAQAVGKALFDTAVLAFVLEFTRHASRNDGLVDAHFRWRREGLTHFRRLVYLLEFTILPLAVIARAMGHQPDVVMNDALGRMAFIVAELVLAIFTAWLFAPWLPFVRSHLAKHPKSFVNQARWVWYPLLVAAPITLAVLAAVGYYYTAARLDERLHLTGWLVVAATIAYNLVLRWLFIERRKLLVKRAQQKREAEQAERAATGDPESVELEAPAELDAAEVDTQTRRVLVAAVIVGVVVGMYGLWAEQLPALRMLERVQLWPSVDVIDTEATPVIAPSLSEPPPEPGSRPDSGDAEQQASADPNPFGPLDLSGGDSGESEPIRSITLADVGAAFLFFLLTWVLARNLPGLLEITILKRLPLDSGARFAVTSILRYFIGIIGILLAFSAIGIGWSHVQFLAAALTFGLAFGLQEIFANFISGLIMLIERPVRVGDTVTVNNVNGRITRIRMRATTVLDWEMRELILPNKVFITEQFINWTLSDPRLRVTIPVGVSYGSDVRLVERTLLELGQSQDHVVPEPKVRALFLGFGDSTLNFELRVFVEHFDYFVEARSVLHTRIAERFRELDIEIAFPQRDLNIRDIGPLAEAMERRSRDARALPDTPQNPEGPR
- a CDS encoding tetratricopeptide repeat protein, giving the protein MIDRQARGRQTSTKVALLAALVGAGLCLTACSSGPSPRQQAQSQAAEDAADQAVAHVRLGDPEAALAEFERAIELNPLLTRAYVGAGLASMDLDDAASAEQYLTRAVRLDPNNPRNHFHLGRALQMLGRVSDSIRAYLTSLELDPTDPLANINVSVAYMQAEEPSRARPFAERAVFLDPNSAPARINLGSIYAAMDEHRRAVDEYQQAAELVDPISPELLVNLAESLRSLGEDAQVINVLDQLLRTNESALAWERRGAAMFRLGDYDGATSSFEQALEIDAEHYPALNGLAVLRLNQFIQSENTDTTALQQALENFRKSLRIEHRQPKVRELLSRFS
- a CDS encoding bifunctional 5,10-methylenetetrahydrofolate dehydrogenase/5,10-methenyltetrahydrofolate cyclohydrolase, coding for MSEAQIIDGRALAARYRREIAERVAALKALVKTVRLDALLVDDGDSAARQYADSQRRTCEKLGIEYKLHSLPATSGFDDIAGRVLLLNTQDSCHAIMVHMPMPEGVDPYEVQRRIDSDKDVEGVNPANIGNVVYGRSSLAPCTALATLRMIRSTGVDLKGARCVVVGAGDVVGKPIAVLLMQEEATVFSCNEHTEGIEDLARSADVLIAAAGVPELVKGDWIKPGAVVVDVGVNRVPHAGGSARTVGDVAFDEAKKVAGFISPVPGGVGPMTVAMLLRNVVAAAEGGASDL
- the ligA gene encoding NAD-dependent DNA ligase LigA; the encoded protein is MAKSEPKGAPKPDEPARIAELRDLLTRANRAYYVDADPVMSDTEFDRLLDELAGLEERHPDLTDPASPTVRVGGEPIEGFVTRDHARPMMSIDNTYNEAEVRAWVVRISKALKDDGEGSAEANRFVCDPKVDGVAVSLRYEKGELAHALTRGDGTRGDDVTHTVRTVRAIPLRLDAPKKKLPDVLEVRGELFIPLSQFARINRERAEAGEAPLMNPRNATAGTIKMLDPTVAADRKLGFVAHGRGEVDGGFAESFTEFLGTIKAMGVAVSPMSTTARDAEAVLAAIEQFNTDRHDLDYLTDGMVVRVNRFAQQEKLGVTSKSPRWAIAYKYAAERAHTVMLGVEHQVGKTGKITPRATMEPVLLAGTTVQHATLHNYGQIAQKDIRIGDTVEIEKAGEIIPYVLGVVASARSKDSTKIKAPKECPACGGVVEVEPAEAEDEPKLETTRRCVNPECPAQVREKLVWFVGRRQMDIDGLGEKTIDLIRENVDIPLEHFADIFRLHEHEDTLKELEGLGEKSVALMLKGIEDSKNRGMARVLAGLGMRHVGESTAKALARVFPSVDALLEAEVWQLMPTALNSMSQAERKRLIGSTDKLEDPPETGLGALTAPVVHEYLHSKAARQTFDDLRSVGVDLSSKDYVDPAARVEAGSDSAFAGRKFVMTGSLERFERGALKDILEGLGAKVSGSVSKNTDVLVAGEKAGSKLDKARELGVEIWDEPKLLNELPPEHVPG